The Diospyros lotus cultivar Yz01 chromosome 11, ASM1463336v1, whole genome shotgun sequence region tcgattgagagagaaagagagagaattatcatcgttaaaattaatattgagAGGCTTTTAGTTTCGAgattaattaaagcaaatcaaaaGAGATTGACGAGGAATCCATTTTTGGGCTTTTTCTGGTATAATATGacatttttgagattttttaggtCTTATGTTGAATGTGAAAAGTTTATTACTATCAAGAAAGCATATTCTCGCACCTTGTAGGAGCTTagacaaatgagaaaataaagtgATAAATGAGTTGAATGATGGATTAGAGTGATAATCTAATAAATTCTACAAAACAAGTGAAGAATTGTCTTGGTAATGAATGTCTTAAAGGATGGACTCTCtaatacttaaattttatttaaaattaataataatttatgaactATTATTAATCGTCGTTGCAAGGCTTCATACTCTGCTCGACAAATGATTGAAGGAATTGGTTATACTCTGCTCGACAAATGATTGAAGGAATTGGTTTGGATGGGCTCGGGAGACTAGTGTGGAATGGGTCTCTTGTGGTACTTGAAGGTAAGTGTCTTGAGAGTGAGTGTCTCTCGAGACTTGGAGGTGATTCTTTCGCAAGTTATGAGGATGAGTCTCTTGTAAAGGTCTAGTGAAACAAGTAAGGGTCTCTTGCGGTCTTGGTAGGTGCTCGAGAGATTGAGTCTTTACTTTCTCGTGATGTTGTGGGTTAgcaatatttgttgttttgagtcTTTGCAgattgattttttgaatattttctacACATGGTACCAATTGTTCACAATAACACTTTCAATCAATAATTCTATTATTGTGTTGACggcaacaaaaattttattaactaTATTAgtctataaaaattatttagatttGAACATATATGACCAACAGAGTATCACGATGACTTTTCTTCATCGGTAGTTGGGAGGAGAAGGGAAATAGCAGAAGATGCATTGAATACTTACATACACGTGTCAAGTGCAAATCATTCCTAATTTTGGTCCcctcttataattaattaaatatactacCCCTCTTTAATACTCTatacaaaatagaaaaacaaattaattaattcactttgtcacctttaatttaaagaaaatgacagttcaatcaccataattatatatatatatatatcacacataatttcattttaaatgcATTTCAGTTTCTTCCTTTAATTCCCCTTCTTTGATGGTATCGAAAGAGGTCAATTTCAAACTAGTCCTTATAATGCcgacaaaattataaaattttatacgtAATGGGTCACATATTTTTATCGATTTGTCTCGGTCCAAGTATTAATGaaatacattaataataatttatgagatAACGATGTAACTTGACTATTATAGCTATTTTTGAGAGTATACAACAACCAAATAGACAAGGTTTTCGAAATGTAAATGGCTAGTTAAGAGAGCAATGGacgatgttatatatataaaattaactaCTAATTAGTAACTTATCCCATATATGCATGGTGTATTAATGTAGCTCacaatacataattaattatttgctaATCTTATACAATTAGTATAATCCTATACGTACATATCCCTGCTGCTGCATGTGTCACCATTAATTATTCTTCTTCTAGCTAGTTCTACTttcatattatacatattacgaactgattatatttttacaataaGAAGCTGATTCTCCTAGTCGTCGTCGTCCTTGTCGTCTTCTGCAGATTACAGTCACTTCCAGCAAAACCCTAATTCTGAAACACCCGGCCGCCATTAACATTCATACAAGAGAGGGAAATATCCCTTCCTCGACGTCAACTCCATTTGGTACTGCTGTTGCAGGGTTCCAGTTGAGAAGTTCTTTGATCATCTGCATGGCAACCCTATTCTCCTCATCCATCTGATCGCCGCCGGCCTCGGCCTGAGACGTCACctgcgaggaagaagaagaagaagaagaaaacgagGAGGACGAGGACCCGCCAACCATCATGCCATCTCTCTTCTCCATATTCCTTCCTAGCGGGACTTTCACAATCCAGTTCGAGACCGAACCCGGCCCGGCCCGCTTCTGCCAAACTCCGATGTGGGAGCTGTCAGTGTCGAGCCTCAAGCAAGTCACCGACGGCGACGGCTCTTTGCAGCATTTCCGGAGCTTGGCGCTGAGAATGGTGGACATTGCTTCCGGAGACGCCTCCGGCCGGCTGTCTTCTAGGCCTTCCCCCGCAGCCGCAGCCGGGACCGGAAAATTGGTCTTGGCATTTTGTCCGCTCATGAGCACGGACGCCTGGTCGTACGCCCTCGCCGC contains the following coding sequences:
- the LOC127813251 gene encoding ethylene-responsive transcription factor SHINE 2-like isoform X2 translates to MKFRGVRQRQWGSWVSEIRHPLLKRRIWLGTFDTPEAAARAYDQASVLMSGQNAKTNFPVPAAAAGEGLEDSRPEASPEAMSTILSAKLRKCCKEPSPSVTCLRLDTDSSHIGVWQKRAGPGSVSNWIVKVPLGRNMEKRDGMMVGGSSSSSFSSSSSSSSQVTSQAEAGGDQMDEENRVAMQMIKELLNWNPATAVPNGVDVEEGIFPSLV
- the LOC127813251 gene encoding ethylene-responsive transcription factor SHINE 2-like isoform X1; this translates as MVMVRSKKFRGVRQRQWGSWVSEIRHPLLKRRIWLGTFDTPEAAARAYDQASVLMSGQNAKTNFPVPAAAAGEGLEDSRPEASPEAMSTILSAKLRKCCKEPSPSVTCLRLDTDSSHIGVWQKRAGPGSVSNWIVKVPLGRNMEKRDGMMVGGSSSSSFSSSSSSSSQVTSQAEAGGDQMDEENRVAMQMIKELLNWNPATAVPNGVDVEEGIFPSLV